The following are encoded in a window of Castanea sativa cultivar Marrone di Chiusa Pesio chromosome 9, ASM4071231v1 genomic DNA:
- the LOC142608701 gene encoding uncharacterized protein LOC142608701: MRNKLIYTSTNGWLVLKDLDSNNLCLLNLTSKEMMQLPRLVDIPVFPDDDICILTATPDDPNHQFHVVFIHSKTCTFYFCQLGDENFYKQTFEENGSEFICSATFYGGKIHLSIYFGVPAGNLLYTAEFVGREIYFTKLAVEDIDKSLPTNIYSFRTYLIESCGELLFVKQMFFGSYGRKVHSFLIFRMDFSKKAWVQVKNIGERAIFISDRSNISCFVPKNGVKRNSIYFTITSSRLLYVFDLEDDTVTKFLPCPTVTRRDLYLDWVIL; encoded by the coding sequence ATGCGCAATAAACTAATATACACTAGTACTAATGGTTGGTTGGTGTTAAAGGATCTCGATTCAAACAATTTGTGTCTTTTGAATCTTACTTCTAAAGAGATGATGCAGCTTCCGCGATTGGTAGACATTCCAGTCTTTCCAGATGATGATATTTGCATTCTAACAGCAACACCAGATGACCCCAACCATCAGTTTCATGTAGTATTCATTCATTCCAAAACATGcacattttatttttgccagcttggtgatgaaaatttttacaaacaaaCCTTTGAAGAAAATGGGTCAGAGTTTATTTGTTCTGCTACATTTTATGGAGGAAAAATTCACCTTTCGATATACTTTGGAGTGCCTGCAGGGAATTTATTATATACTGCAGAGTTTGTGGGTAGAGAAATTTATTTTACCAAGTTGGCAGTAGAGGATATTGACAAATCCTTACCtactaatatatatagtttCCGAACTTACCTCATTGAATCGTGTGGTGAGCTCTTGTTTGTTAAACAAATGTTTTTTGGATCGTACGGGAGAAAGGTTCACAGTTTCCTAATTTTTCGGATGGATTTTTCAAAGAAAGCATGGGTCCAAGTGAAGAACATAGGAGAGCGTGCTATTTTTATTTCTGATAGGAGCAACATATCTTGTTTTGTACCAAAGAACGGAGTCAAACGGAATTCAATTTACTTCACAATAACCTCTAGTCGATTGCTTTACGTCTTTGACTTGGAAGATGATACCGTTACAAAGTTCCTACCTTGCCCTACCGTAACTCGTCGTGATTTATATCTTGATTGGGTTATACTATAA